The Pelmatolapia mariae isolate MD_Pm_ZW linkage group LG2, Pm_UMD_F_2, whole genome shotgun sequence sequence ccggggGCGAGGGGAGGGCAGAAAGAGACACTGGGGAAGAGATCCAGAGAAtagtaataactaatgattcaCTGCAGAGTCGTGAATAAACACAGTGGGTGAAAAcactgagtgaagaagaaacactttgAAGCCCCCGGAGGCCTAGCTCTATTGCAGTCACCTGATTCAACCCTAACTATATCTATGAAAAGGAAAGCTTTAAGGCTAGTCTTAATAGTAGAGAGGGCATCtttctcctgaatccaaactggaagctgatTCCACGGAAGAggagcctgaaagctgaaggctctccctcccattccaCTTTTAAATACCTGAGGAACCACaaataagcctgcagtctgGGAGCAAAGTGCTTTATTAGGGTGAAACTGTACTATGAGATCTTTCAGATAAGACAGGGCCTAATTATTCAAGACCCTCTATGtaaggagaaggattttaaattaaattatggatttaacagggagccaatgaagagaaaccAATAcgggagaaatctgctctctctttctagtccctgtcagtactctcatTGCAGcgttttggatcaactgaaggcttttcagggagtttttaggacagcctgataataatgaattacagtagtccagcctaaaACTAATAGACAcgtgaactagtttttcaggaTCACTCTGAGACTGGATGTTGTTAATTTTAGAGATAGTGGGAAATGTAAGAAAGACAACAGAACACTGGGAAGgcgttgcctggtctgatgagtttaCCTCTCTGCTGCATCATTCAGATGGAAGGGTCAGAAACAACCTGAAAGCATCCTGCCTTGTATGAACAGTTCAGGATTGTGGTGGTTTAATAGTGTAATAGTTGCCACACTTTTGAGCCTTTTACCTAAGCATCACAACAGCATCACTCATCTTATATGAGTACACAGATGGTTAacagctcagatcatctcaaactggttatttgaacatgacaatgagttcagtCTACTGTAAACattatggatgtgcagctgacaaatctgcaataACTTTGTGCTGccatcatgtcaacatggactaAAAGGAATGCTTCCAGTACTTTGTTGAACCTGTGCCGTGAAGAAttaaagtggacatgaaacactactGTATAAAGGCCAGTAAAGTACCCAGCCCTGTAGATGTCACACTCTCTGTGAAggtggatttaagaaatattgCTTATAGTTTTTAGAACAAGTTTAATGCCATCTTGTGTATAGAACATGACATCAATGGGCTGGTTGTTTGGTTGCGTCTAACAGATTTgcattagtttatgttagcttACTAGTAATAATtagtttggctagctgcactgaaacaggaaaaatcCACTTGTTAGCGTTAATGTTTGGGTTTGAGCAGGGCACCACAGTGTAAATTAGCCTTTCTACAAGTAGTGTTACATGTCCACTTTAAGGCAGCTCTGAAGTTAAATGGGGGTCTTACCTGTACTTCCAATCTGTACCTGAGTACACAAGTATCCAGTGTATCCTGCTGATTACTAAAATGTGAATGTTGTAGTATGTAGGAAATACAGGGTACTTTATACAAAGTTTACCTTTACGATCTGCTGGTTTTCTGTGGGTGTGACAAAGTCTCCAAGAACCTCCTTGACAACGTGTTTGCGTTTAGTGGCCTGCGACATTATAACCGGCAACCTTCACGTTCCTTCGCCAGctgagaaagaaagagtggGTCGAAAGTTCTAGTTAACTAAAGACACATTTAAAGGCTAGACCTAACAGTAACAACCAACGCTCAAAGGTCAGCTTAATGTGATTACCAGcaacatttaattatttttcctttataaACGTCTATAAAACTTTCTCTGTACCTTAATAATTTAAACTTCCTCTGCCAAGTTTCTTCTAAACAGTAAGTAGTTGCTTACGGATAATAACTTAGCGgaaaaggctaacattagcTGTCTCCACATTAGCAGGTTAAATACTAccttgaaagaaagaaagacaggagTGGCTGTTTGTCTTTTTGAAGCAGAATATGTCTCCGAGCAGCAGGTATAAGTTCGTGtacaaaaagaaactgaaatattCAGTCACAAAAAAAATGGAATGACATGCGTTGTTGTTTTCAGTACAAGACAGGGAACGTTACACTTCCGATGTCAAGTGGGgtatattttcaaaataaaagtccatacgtgtaaaatgtttattttatcgCTAAAAGCCCTTTTAATGATTGGTTAAAATGTGATTAAATTTATGTAAATTAACTTCAGGATGCATTGTAATTCACCGTAAGATTATATCACTAACTTACGACGActtttgtttcttattttaGAAGCTACTGCTAAAGACCAGCTGTTCCGTGACCTTCCCTTGGCATTGTGGGAAAATGAGGTTGTTTTGATTAAAGGAACATTCAAGAACACGAACGTTGTTGCCCCTCTATCGTTTAAAGTGTTTCCCTACATTGTGTTTGTCCTGCTTCTTCCCAACATACCGTTTAAAATCATAAACAGGTTAAAATGTTTTCTCCCTTTATAGCCTTATTGTCACTGTAGTTATTTGAAGTTAATTTTGCCTTATGGTTAAAGTTATTATATATGCactaaataaattataaaaagtAATGGTTTAATTGTACTGTCAACCAGTTTATAGTTTCAGTGCACATGAAAAACTTTATAATAAAATAGGGCAGCACAGcggtgtggtggttagcactgctgcaagaaggttctgggtttgaatccatcATTTTCTTCTTGAGCATCTGTGGgttctccagcttcctcccagtcCAGAGACATGCAGTTGGGTGAATCAGTGATTCTAAATTTCCAGTGaaaggttgtctgtctctctgtgttaccCCTGTAACAGACTGTCCAGGGTTTACCTCATTTCTCCCccatggcagctgggataggctccagcgccccccagtgaccctgaattggataagcaaaagaaaatggataggtagatcataaaataacaaacaactggatttcacacttttttttttattcaactcCCATCATTCGTTTCTCACTGTTATACAGCTATTATTGCAATTACATTGCACTAAACTGAGTTTGTGCAGTAAACCACTTCAGAATCAAAGccttatttttcaaaaaactcTTTGAAGCACATACCATCAGCTCACCACTATGAGCATGGGCTCTGTTACTGTAAGTAAAGATGACTTACAAGCTGTTACCTTAAACACATTAATCATTTTGACCAAGCTTCAGGACTAACAGAAAAAGCAGATGTAATCTTGATTTAAAATTACTGGAAAGTTTCAGTATCACATCAAAGCTAGCTTTATTAGAGCTGGTAAAACACTGGTTTGGTCTAACGGAGAAGAAACATCAGCAGGACTTCACATGTGTGCGTGTTGAGCTCTTGTGCATTCTGGATAAGTGATGTGGAGCTGGGGTCAGCTGACAGCTGTGGTGCATGTAGcatgatgatgtgtgtgtgggtgtctgtAGGAGGTGTTAGGGGTTCAGTTGACTACAGCAGATGAGCACATCTTGTTGATCCCACATGCATTGGAGCCCCTGTAGAGGTAGTAGTAACCCTGTgtgaaggagaaaaaacaaattaacacTCACTCCCTCACAGCTGTATATGAACAGAACTCCTTTTTTCATTATGCTATGAAACAACAGTCAGCTTTGTAAAGCCTAGTGCACGGATCAGCACTTCTACTGAGTCTGTTATGAAAACGGTGCTTTATGTCGGTGATCCTCAGTCATGTAGTTGGTTTCGAATGAAAGATTTTTAGAATGATAAGTGTTCTGAAAGGTCGtgctgtctcacctgctctccaTAATCCTCCCCCCAGCTGTTTTTGATGGCCCAGAAGGGAATACCTTTACCTGAGAACACAGGGGGGAAACACTGTTGACAAACGAGGCAAAAAGATGTGTCTGTGCTTCCCAGAAACTGGGCAAATATTTAAGACTAAAAAAATgggataaaaataataataattacgtTCTCCGTATCCCACCAACAGCACAGCGTGGTCGATCATCCAGGGGTTGCAGAAAATCTTCAGAGGGTGAGATATACCCTTCCTGTAAAACTGGAGGGAATGAAATGATATTCAAGATAATGTAAGAATAACATGTATCTTGAGATTATTATCTTTAttatcttttatgtccagtttAGATAGAGGTATGGAGGTGATTGGAGCGCATAATAATAACAGCTAACAACAGCAGCAATATAAACAAGAATAAGAATTACTCTTATTTGGGCAGGAAATATGTCACTCCTGATATGATACAGTAACAATACACTGCCCATGATACTATTCCACTCCTAGTTGACACCTCCacagaggagctgatgttgttGGTAGTTTTTGCGTTCGTTTCATTCTGGTAAAACTTTGTAGGCTTGTAGAGTGGGGTCACATTAATGACCTATTAAAATTTAGCTTTCATCTACAAAAGTCTTCAAGTTCAATATAAAGGTTtattggtaaaaaaaacaaacaaacaaaaaatgagcAAAAGCCTTATAACTTAGAAACTATGACTCTTACAAGTGCAGTGTGTATTATCAACATATAGAAAATACTGTATAAAGACTTAAAATatgatgtcacatttgacctctgaccttttcgTCAAGGTCAACAGACtaatctgaaggtcaaagtgatatTAATGTTGTATAGCGGGATTTAAAACTCAGTTTCTGACTGCCATTGTTAATAATGACAATGTATTTTTATACTCTTATATAAGACAATAGAATGATAAATGGGGATTCTAACTATCACAGTATAGTTTGCATCTAAATATCAcatcacatttgacctctgacctcacttttacatttccaTCTTAATTTCAAGCTGACCTCAAAACGTGCTACGTCTTTAAAGAGAGGATTGTTAAGAGACTGAGCTGTTTAGTTAGTCACAAATATACTTTAGTGATATTAAATAATAAGCTCAAGTTATTCGTTTCCAGTTGTTTACAAATCAATACTTATTATCTATCACATACTCACTGATACCCTTCTCTAATTTTGACTGCACTATAAACTTCTTTAAGTACGTCTAAAAAACAATTGAATTCATCCTctttaaaataaacactgtGCAAAGACTGAGCTGCTTTGCTTCTTCTTGTTTTGAGGAGTGATTTAACTTCTTAAAAAACCTCCTACCTGCATTGCAAAAGCATTCAGAGCAACAGAGACTGGCCCATTCTCAGCCAGCCAAGCAGCAATCTCTGAgaaggaaaaaatacaaaaataaatcaaaatgagTCAATTCAACAACCCTTAGTTTCAAACCGACACACTACAGTTAGAATAAGATAAAAATCATGGACATGTTCATGCAGTTAAACCACTGTTGTCTGTTCATAAACTCTATTCGATGTCTTGCCACTTTTCATTCAGGCAGAATTTTTGTTGacacatttattttctgtgtgcTCACCCTTCTCATCTTTGGGCAGCTCCACGGAGCTGTTGATGTAGGCGGCCACCTTCCCAGTGGTGAAGTCACACCTCTGCTTGTGCCCGGTGTAGGAGTAGTCGCTTTCAGTCTCCAGACCCCCTTAACCACACGAGGGGCAAAGATTATAAGAAAGCACTTTAAGGAAAAATCTGCTTGTGTTATCAGTAAAAACATCTCTCTGTTTTTACTTATTGCTAAACGCAGAATAAAATCTTAGTTCTACCCAGCTTCTCGATAGCTTCATAAGCATTTGATGGAAGCCCGCCTCTGCACGCCTGATCCAGCCCGTCGCAGTCAACCAGCTCTGTGAAGAACAAATCAGTAATTGAGCATGTCAAGACTTTATGCTGGATTTGAAGACCCCTGATTAATTCTATCATCTGTGCTACTTTTCTGTGTCACCTTGTTCGGAAAGTGACAGCAACGTTCCATGTTTCAGGAACCACTGGCCTTCAATGTTGCCTATGACAGAAAATGCCCAGCAAGATCCACACATTCCCTGCAGGAGAACAAAAACACACCCTGATCAGCATAAAGTGGGCACGGTGTACAATTTAATCGCTACTAACAAGCTCTTTAGGGTGACCGCCCCATAATGAACTCTGTTTGTTGGCACCTGGTTCTTAACAGGACTGACAGCTCCATGATCCCTCCAATCCCAGCTGTCAGGGGAGGGGCCTTTGGCGGGAGTAGCTGGTTTCATTGGTTGATGGAGAGTCCATTGACTCAGCAGTGGGTTTAAGTATGTAGAGCGAAACTCCTCCTCtggagaaaagcagaaggatattttactttgttttcttaAGCTGAAGCAACATGTGGAAAGCAGAAGAGACGTTCTCTCATCAGAAACTGTGGACGTGCATTCACAGTTACGTACCGGTGAGGTCGCTGAACTTGGTGACTCCATACTCAGCTGAACCTTGATCCAAAGCCTGGAGCTTCTCAGCAGTCTTCAGGTTCTCGTGGAAGATGCGCAAACGGCGGTCCACTTCTGCAAGGTCAAGGGTCAAAAGCACATATTCATAAAAGATTCTGCTTAAAagcctttcatttttttcattttcagttgaattgaattttatttctaAAGTGCGAACAAGAGAAGAAACATATCAGATGTTTAACCTGAGACATTTAACTACTTCACTTTGAATTTGATGGAACCAATATGtgtcaaaaaagttgggacagagtaacaaaataaaagtaattggTACTAAAAGAAAACAGTTGGCGATACATTTTGCAAGTTGCAAGTAATTGGGTTATCTGGGAACAGGTGAGTAACAtgactgggtataaaaagagcatcttagagaggcagagGTTCACCAACCGGCAAAAAACTACATCTACAAATTGTGGAAAAATTTCAGAATGTTCCCTGACAAAAAATTGTGAAGACTGTGAATATCTGATGATCTATGGGACAGGATATCAAAAGATTTAAAGTATCTGAAGAAATCTCTGAGCGCAAAGGACAAGACTAAAAATAGCACTGGATGCCTGTGATTTTTAGTCCTGAGGCAGCACTGCACTAAAAACAGACATGATGGTTCTatcatggaaatcactgcacgGGCTAAGGCTCACGTCCTGCAATCACTGTCTGTGAACAAAGTCCACTGTGCCAGCTGCAAATGCAGGCTAAATGCTATCATGAAAAAAGAATGTGAACATTATGAAAACATGTTCaaaaacctgcagctctgaCGATACGGGGGTGTATTAGCACCTATGGAAGTGGCAACTTTCACGTCTGCAAAGGTGCTGAAAGTTAAATACAGAGCAACACATGCTCCCTCCCAGATGATGTCTATCTCAGGGAAGGCCTTCCATATTTCACCAAGATACTAAACCACATACTCCATGTATTGCTTTGTGGTAGAAGAGTCCGTGTGCTGAACCGtcctgcctgcagtccagaccttttCAGTTTGAACATTTGCATTCAGGTGTGAATCCAAACAGGCTTTGATTACGTAAAGTGTTCAGTGTGTTCAGACAGGAATGTGACACAATGTCCATATGTGGTATGAATGAGATTCAGTCACTCACCCTCCTGACTGCTGTAGACTTTATTGTACTTAGTCATGAACTCTTTAAACCGGCCCAGCAGCTCCACCGACTCctaatgcaaacacacacacagaatcaaCGACAGAAAGCCTCGATCTCAAATCTAAATCGATTAGAACAGTTTAAACAAACAAGCAGACAGGCAGATAAAACCACAGGCCTGTAGCTGTAGAGCCTGACATTAATTTTACCTCCAGAGGCTGGCTGGTGGATGGATCCTCTACCTTGTTGCTCTCTTCTACTTCAGATTCAACTGATAAGAGAAATGAAACACAGGAAGACATGGGAAGTGTGAGAGTATTTAACACTTAAATCAGTCAGTCAAACTGTCATGCAGGTTGCTGCAATTCACAGTTTTCACGGACGATTTTCAAGCTGATAAATATgacagaaagaaacaacaaaaatacaaaaaacaacataaaatcaACATATTTGCAACATCAAATGCAAATATGTCAATTTCTCCTTTGTTCAACCTTCCACCTCATTTATCTCTTTGTAAAACAAgcgtgtaaaaaaaaatctcatggCCTGACTGGCTGATGTGGGTTGCTAGGAAAGTTCACTGACAATCAGtagaaataaatgcattttaaaaggaGTTTTCTCTATATGTGGTCAGAAATATCATGATTAAGTTATTACCATAGAACAGAAATGCTGAActcttttattgtgttttttgggggtaAAAAAGGTCTAAAAAATACTTGTTGATGTGTTTTTGGATGATAAGATAATCAGTGtattttttcacagcactgtaaggGAAGACCAAGTGAGCCACAACTATGGTGTTCACCTATAAATGTCTACCATATGACTTCCATAATGGGTGGTTGTGAATCTTAAATGTTGGATGATGAGTCTGTTTGGCTGCTGACTGACCTTTGGGCTGGCACTTCTGTTTGAGCAAGGTTGACGCCCCCTGCCAAGGGATGTCCCACACCTCGAAGACGCAGACTTCTGTctgagacataaaaaaaaagaaaattagagGAAAAGCGATAACAGTTATTATTTGTAGGtttgggtctcttgtaaaaagCCCCATTTATAGATTTACTTATAACTTAGATATTTTTAGTTGGGAAGAAaacaggaacaaagaaaaaaaaaagagtcaataCTGTAAATGAATGCAAGCGTGAATGCAAGCGTGAATGAGGCATAAGTGAGATCACTCCAAGTCAAGGTTGAGTCACAAGATCAAAACCAGCAAAACTGCTTTGACgcaagaaaaaaatcaatacacagcaggatacacacacacacacacacacacacacacacacacacacacagagctttttttctcttaaatatAAACTCATATCACACATTCTCTCTGCTGCTTAATTTTTATCACAAGAgctagctctctctctctctctctctctctctctctctctctcacacacacacacacacacagctttttttctcttaaatatAAACTCATATCACACATTCTCTCTGCTGCTTAATTTTTATCACAAGAgctagctctctctctctctccctctctctctctctctctctctcacacacacacacacacacacacacacacacacaccctaccTTGAGTTGATTTAACTCGGGATAAAAGTCACATGTCCTGAGCATGGTGGACTTC is a genomic window containing:
- the LOC134634414 gene encoding cathepsin F-like; the protein is MVVILRCCPLIQWLSLAVLLGSVLGLGEDLDRPLFGSPGSSIRVHESDPGLKKALAFAEERYNRVSNAMHLRRVSRVVSATKQLVKGIRYTLTVELSNTQCKKSTMLRTCDFYPELNQLKTEVCVFEVWDIPWQGASTLLKQKCQPKVESEVEESNKVEDPSTSQPLEESVELLGRFKEFMTKYNKVYSSQEEVDRRLRIFHENLKTAEKLQALDQGSAEYGVTKFSDLTEEEFRSTYLNPLLSQWTLHQPMKPATPAKGPSPDSWDWRDHGAVSPVKNQGMCGSCWAFSVIGNIEGQWFLKHGTLLSLSEQELVDCDGLDQACRGGLPSNAYEAIEKLGGLETESDYSYTGHKQRCDFTTGKVAAYINSSVELPKDEKEIAAWLAENGPVSVALNAFAMQFYRKGISHPLKIFCNPWMIDHAVLLVGYGERKGIPFWAIKNSWGEDYGEQGYYYLYRGSNACGINKMCSSARLPVIMSQATKRKHVVKEVLGDFVTPTENQQIVKVTGSRGNNLHDAVTAQGETFLVSMPTKFRKNIWIKRGDYVIVDPIEEGEKVKAEISFILYKDHIQYLQKQNLWPEGFMGEHSTQDKTKKELEKDEDEDASDSEDDDSDLFVNTNRCNYQYSESEEEDDDSEEDEDKEKRKENAS